In the Clavelina lepadiformis chromosome 8, kaClaLepa1.1, whole genome shotgun sequence genome, one interval contains:
- the LOC143469822 gene encoding ankyrin repeat domain-containing protein 17-like isoform X2 produces MNRHANANIQLSTDDILMWQPPRPSIDIESLAEIERFLFGDRYSLGDQAVAFAEDIESFILDQESFGSDHSALASKLALLAATSHASVDGAGDESISVDAETQARLEALLEAAGIGKLSTTDGKALADPEVLRRLSSSVSCALDEAASALSKMKPDSENPNEASSERSLVEACSEGDVSTVRKLLYEGRSANETTEDGESLLSLACSAGYYELAEVLLSMHANVEDCGAKGECTPLMEAASGGYGEIVNLLIQHGADVNATSNTGNTALTYACCGGYEDVVRILVDEGAELECHNENGHTPLMEAASGGHVGVASLLLDHGAGINTHSNEFKESALTLACYKGHLQMVRFLLQAGADQEHKTDEMHTALMEASMDGHVEVARLLLDSGAQVNMPADSFESPLTLAACGGHVHLADLLIQRGAALEEVNDEGYTPLMEAAREGHEEMVALLLAKGANVNAKTEETQETALTLACCGGFLECGELLVRAGADIETGCSTPLMEAAQEGQLDLVKFLIQQGANVNATTTSGDSALSYACEHGHTDVADHLLAAGADLEHETEGGRTPLMKAARAGHLCTVQFLISRGADVNRITKNNEHSVLSLACVCGHLSVVELLLCQGADPTHKLKDGSTMLLEAAKGGHTTVVQLLLDFPHNFMSLPPENAHVTSPTPERVTPRVPTKSLPMVVPPQEPDQAPELPITAACEHYAKGVENTTADHDVTINETSEKTAGQLQALYEQQLQYYQQQNPSDSTNTSSFNTAALVTHLIQQGSLLSQASDYLSPDAKLAVDKDVAITVESFLRSMASDAAAGKTRSAESIVEEAQGKLTELEQRIKEAIEKNAQLRSIEMMQNDQLTKDKVEEMYKTREEQIHKKQKILDELQKVERELQLKTQQQLKKHYIEMKQEEGAALQRGKPDGDDMESLKNQPWENETPTIEPNKLKLTPRPTAEVFNEKPKPIPPSTQNLNNGSSGSLPQAAKDNEDPFCQCPHHPEHCGTCEEPAVEGQAQLPPVPAFVPSQTLMPYHLEIDGHTESNHDTPLTLACAGGHYELVQLLIARGANIEHRDKKGFTPLILAATAGHVEVASILLSSQADIEAQSERTKDTPLSLACSGGRLEVVELLLDRGANKEHRNVSDYTPLSLAASGGYVNIIKLLLNHGAEINSRTGSKLGISPLMLAAMNGHTQAVQLLLDMGADINAQIETNRNTALTLACFQGRHEVVSLLVDRKANVEHRAKTGLTPLMEAASGGYAEVGRVLLDKGADPNAAPVPSSRDTALTIAADKGHYRFCELVLTRGAQVEVKNKKGNTPLWLACNGGHLDVVMLLVGKGADVNAADNRNVIPLMAAFRKGHVQVVRWLAKEVSQFPSDAECMRYIATISDRELLKRCHQCMECIVQAKDRQAQEANKFASELLEELDMEKSQEENRKERAARKREKRRLKRKQRKKVDEDTKDEKESIGIESEKDEQQSPMQDMANAIEKLQLNSESVKKPAVITSSPSNNSTASAVVSAQSKNNNIVLGEQADVKVSVSVPSLLPSNLKVSTPAVSVTGISTQTSALRPKDEEKTPESKRKALQPPIAQSIDSSGIGSGGETSPRPNPLRKHRKSATTHKQTSTTRESYAQSAKSAPRTTSATFRNSTIAPSPGKRTQRRDEGWKEVTTRKYGSSNAAKRIMVSSNLISRVIGRAGVNINAIREVTGAHIDIDKQRKGGQERTVTIKGASEAIKHAHQLITSLIKEDRTDHEISDIIAKAHAQAAQNAAAKQPVHKPTMTVVAAPIPSKPAWTVPPSIVAQAASQPRQPASTTSSFKVGVWAPPTTQAVSSNSSPTPAQNKWTQASTTVTNTQSAPTVEKVKKALFAALPPPVTSVNSIPSVSFQSKTLDKQGSKPVQPVAPMMSTKVTTVAPTRVPHSSFGPVGSALSTPHHLLPARSLNQGHVTHDKSVFSPSHGSAAPSACHNSMTSAESLMPSSRALMTSVPQSNVIPSGHMPISSSQITPISPTQSSAPDQNLMIPTQIPALTPNNAPVESMKAVKFVGAKSVQKNTETNNSSGVKNGFGLVQAEGNPMSSTYSPFSGSFTPSAGSATMWNSEPTAVGPYQKSTQSAMVGATSVEPEQSKTPIDQSKAPGYRGNMNSPAIENGIIGVSSSSTNNLDTASPAGSQQGSPGTDGEIANRPRPIGTERAYHRRAANPPLPLTTVVGNQATNIWSYDKLTPARIGMQPLEQAKYTNWSNVGSNDGIMTTATSNKPQVTASEIPSSHKTPTIEPLSNPHMPTPNHSFSHHLPPVGFNAQTRMHPSNNHFSQTSSGGVGSQPPIGSHLGSNSSVGIVGPQQQQQSALQPIGSHLGGAGHFRSNNTFQHGQQMQRNYPSNPVPQQSQRYQVPYYMQADISRYVQNMGSDVNWQQHSMYNHQSRHTAVGPYQHKEMQNSNGMYGSIPSQYSGNIHGNDGSSGIATGYSNTQMQEVNPSYQMHADGQTGYMRDGAPFLDGRSDYMVRGVAPNNFSNPTPAGNAWDQSTCRPHSGTGYHAMNGGTSRTDVPSAIGTQQSMEADAQQGWEWLSH; encoded by the exons ATGAATCGTCACGCAAATGCTAATATTCAATTGTCAACGGATGATATCTTAATGTGGCAACCACCACGACCCTCTATAGATATCGAAAGTTTAGCTGAAATAGAACGCTTTCTTTTTGGCGACCGCTACAGCCTTGGTGATCAGGCTGTAGCTTTTGCTGAAGAT ATTGAATCCTTCATACTAGACCAAGAAAGTTTTGGAAGTGACCATTCTGCACTTGCTTCAAAGCTAGCTTTGTTAGCAGCTACAAGCCACGCATCAGTTGACGGTGCTGGAGACGAATCAATTTCTGTTGACGCTGAAACTCAGGCTAGGTTGGAAGCCTTGCTTGAAGCAGCTG GCATTGGAAAACTATCCACCACTGACGGAAAAGCATTAGCTGATCCCGAGGTATTACGCCGCCTATCATCATCTGTGTCCTGTGCATTAGATGAAGCTGCATCTGCTTTGTCTAAAATGAAACCTGACAGTGAAAACCCCAATGAAGCATCCTCTGAAAG GTCTTTAGTGGAAGCTTGTAGCGAAGGTGATGTCAGCACAGTGCGTAAGTTATTATATGAAGGTCGTTCTGCTAATGAGACAACAGAAGACGGAGAAAGTTTACTATCCCTTGCTTGTTCTGCAGGATATTATGAGCTTGCCGAG GTTCTACTTTCGATGCACGCCAATGTTGAAGACTGTGGAGCAAAAGGCGAATGTACTCCACTTATGGAGGCTGCATCAGGCGGTTATGGTGAAATTGTCAATCTATTAATACAACATGGTGCTGATGTTAATGCAACTTCAAACACAG GGAACACTGCCCTCACATATGCTTGTTGTGGAGGCTATGAAGATGTTGTTCGCATTCTTGTTGATGAAGGGGCTGAATTAGAATGTCACAATGAAAACGGCCACACTCCTTTAATGGAAGCTGCATCTGGCGGTCATGTTGGTGTTGCATCACTATTGTTAGATCATGGTGCAGGAATAAACACACATTCCAATGAATTCAAGGAATCCGCATTAACACTTGCTTGCTATAAAG GACACCTGCAAATGGTCCGTTTTTTACTACAAGCCGGTGCCGATCAGGAACATAAAACCGATGAAATGCACACAGCTTTAATGGAAGCCTCAATG GATGGGCATGTGGAAGTGGCAAGACTATTACTGGATTCTGGTGCCCAAGTTAACATGCCGGCTGACAGTTTTGAATCCCCCTTGACCTTAGCAGCCTGTGGAGGTCATGTGCACTTAGCAGATCTTCTCATTCAGAGGGGAGCTGCACTTGAAGAAGTTAATGATGAAGGATACACACCATTGATGGAAGCAGCAAGAGAAGGCCATGAAGAAATGGTTGCCTTACTTCTTGCTAAAG GAGCAAATGTAAATGCCAAAACTGAAGAGACCCAAGAAACTGCATTAACATTAGCCTGCTGTGGGGGATTCCTGGAGTGTGGTGAGCTGCTTGTGAGAGCTGGAGCAGATATTGAAACTGGATGCTCAACTCCTCTTATGGAAGCAGCTCAGGAGGGACAACTTGatcttgttaaatttttaatacagCAAG GTGCTAATGTCAATGCCACAACCACAAGTGGAGATTCTGCCTTGTCATATGCCTGTGAGCATGGACACACGGATGTTGCGGATCACCTTTTAGCTGCAGGTGCTGATCTGGAGCATGAAACAGAAGGAGGGAGAACGCCACTGATGAAAGCTGCCAGGGCCGGTCACCTTTGCACTGTCCAGTTCTTAATTTCAAGGG GAGCTGATGTAAATCGAATCACAAAGAATAATGAGCACAGTGTTTTGTCCCTTGCCTGTGTCTGTGGCCACCTCTCTGTTGTAGAACTGCTTTTATGTCAAGGGGCAGACCCAACACATAAA cTAAAAGATGGTTCAACAATGCTGCTTGAAGCTGCCAAAGGAGGCCATACAACAGTGGTCCAGCTGCTTCTAGATTTTCCACACAACTTTATGTCACTACCTCCTGAAAATGCTCAT GTAACTTCACCAACACCTGAGCGAGTAACTCCTCGTGTGCCAACTAAGTCACTGCCAATGGTTGTTCCGCCTCAGGAGCCAGATCAGGCACCAGAACTGCCTATCACTGCTGCTTGTGAACATTATGCTAAAGGTGTTGAAAATACTACCGCTGAtcatgacgtaacaattaatGAGACCAGTGAAAAGACAGCAg GTCAACTACAAGCTCTGTATGAACAGCAGTTACAGTACtatcaacaacaaaatccCTCGGACTCGACAAACACTTCGTCATTCAACACAGCAGCATTGGTCACACATTTAATCCAGCAAGGCAGTCTCCTGTCACAAGCATCTGATTATCTCTCGCCTGATGCCAAACTGGCAGTTGATAAAGATGTTGCCATCACCGTTGAGTCATTTCTTCGATCAATGGCTAGTGACGCTGCAG CGGGAAAAACACGATCTGCCGAATCCATCGTTGAAGAAGCCCAAGGAAAATTAACTGAGCTTGAACAGAGGATCAAAGAGGCCATTGAGAAGAATGCCCAACTAAGGAGCATTGAAATGATGCAG AATGATCAGCTAACAAAAGACAAGGTAGAAGAAATGTATAAGACTAGGGAAGAACAAATccacaagaaacaaaaaatactggATGAATTACAAAAG GTTGAAAGGGAACTTCAGTTAAAAACTCAACAACAACTAAAAAAGCATTACATAGAAATGAAGCAAGAAGAGGGGGCTGCATTGCAAAGAG GTAAACCTGATGGAGATGACAtggaaagtttaaaaaaccaGCCTTGG GAAAACGAAACTCCAACGATTGAACCAAACAAACTAAAAC TGACACCTAGACCTACTGCTGAAGTATTTAAC GAGAAGCCAAAGCCCATTCCTCCATCAACACAGAATTTAAACAATG GATCCTCTGGTTCACTACCACAAGCAGCAAAAGACAATGAAGATCCATTTTGTCAGTGCCCTCATCATCCAGAGCATTGTGGAACATGTGAAG AACCAGCTGTAGAAGGTCAAGCCCAACTCCCTCCTGTTCCTGCATTTGTACCATCACAAACCTTGATGCCTTATCATCTTGAAATTGATGGACATACAGAGAGCAACCATGACACTCCTTTAACACTAGCTTGCGCTGGTGGTCATTATGAGCTGGTTCAGTTGCTAATTGCCAGAGGTGCCAACATTGAACACAGAGACAAAAAAG GTTTTACCCCCCTGATTTTGGCCGCAACAGCTGGTCACGTAGAAGTGGCTTCGATATTACTCTCGTCCCAGGCTGACATTGAAGCTCAATCAGAAAGGACCAAAGACACTCCACTCTCTTTGGCATGCTCTGGTGGGCGTTTAGAAGTCGTTGAACTGCTTCTTGATAGAGGTGCCAACAAAGAACATCGAAATGTGTCAGATTACACACCACTATCCTTAGCAGCATCTGGCGGCTATGTGAACATCATAAAACTGCTGTTAAACCATGGTGCTGAAATTAATTCCAG AACTGGCAGCAAGTTGGGAATATCACCTCTCATGCTTGCAGCTATGAATGGGCACACACAGGCTGTACAGCTTTTACTTGATATGGGCGCAGATATAAATGCTCAG ATTGAAACCAACAGAAACACAGCATTGACCCTGGCGTGCTTCCAAGGCCGCCACGAAGTGGTAAGCCTGCTAGTGGACCGCAAGGCTAATGTTGAACATCGAGCCAAAACCGGACTCACTCCCCTGATGGAGGCTGCTTCTGGTGGATATGCAGAA GTTGGTCGAGTCCTTCTCGATAAAGGGGCAGACCCAAACGCCGCTCCTGTGCCTTCGTCACGTGATACGGCGCTAACGATCGCTGCTGATAAAGGACACTACCGCTTCTGTGAACTAGTCCTTACACG CGGGGCACAAGTTGAAGTGAAGAACAAGAAAGGCAACACTCCACTTTGGTTGGCTTGTAATGGAGGTCACCTCgatgttgtcatgttgttgGTTGGAAAAGGCGCTGACGTGAACGCCGCTGATAATCGCAATGTCATTCCCTTAATGGCCGCCTTTAGGAAAGGTCATGTCCAG GTTGTTCGTTGGCTAGCCAAAGAAGTGTCCCAGTTTCCATCGGATGCAGAATGCATGCGGTACATCGCCACGATATCAGATAGAGAATTGTTAAAAAGATGCCACCAGTGCATGGAGTGCATTGTGCAGGCCAAAGACAGACAAGCGCAGGAAGCAAACAAGTTCGCTTCAGAATTACTCGAGGAACTGGACATGGAAAAA AGCCAGGAGGAGAATCGGAAGGAGAGAGCGGCTCGGAAGAGAGAGAAGCGTcgtttgaaaagaaaacaaaggaAGAAAGTAGACGAGGATACGAAAGATGAGAAAGAAAGCATTGGCATCGAGA GCGAGAAAGATGAACAGCAGTCGCCCATGCAAGACATGGCCAACGCCATAGAAAAACTTCAGTTGAATTCAGAATCTGTGAAGAAGCCGGCCGTTATCACATCATCGCCTTCAAACAATTCCACGGCGTCTGCGGTTGTTTCTGctcaatcgaaaaacaacaacatagTTCTCg GTGAGCAAGCTGACGTCAAGGTTTCTGTGAGTGTACCGTCCTTGCTGCCGAGCAACCTAAAGGTATCTACGCCTGCGGTTTCAGTCACAGGAATTTCCACACAGACAAGTGCGTTGCGGCCAAAAGACGAGGAAAAAACACCAGAATCAAAACGAAAAGCTCTTCAGCCTCCAATTGCACAATCCATTGACAG CTCGGGGATTGGCTCTGGTGGTGAGACAAGTCCGCGTCCAAATCCGTTACGCAAACATCGAAAATCTGCCACAACTCACAAGCAAACTTCCACTACCCG TGAGTCGTATGCGCAATCTGCGAAGAGTGCTCCACGTACCACCTCTGCCACTTTCCGTAATTCGACGATCGCACCAAGCCCGGGCAAGAGAACACAGCGCCGAGATGAAGGCTGGAAGGAAGTTACCACAAGAAAATACGGAAGCTCCAATGC TGCCAAGCGCATTATGGTTTCATCCAACCTCATATCACGTGTGATTGGGCGGGCCGGCGTAAACATCAACGCCATAAGAGAGGTGACAGGCGCTCACATTGACATCGATAAACAACGGAAAGGTGGTCAAGAAAGAACAGTAACAATCAA GGGCGCTTCCGAAGCCATTAAACATGCGCACCAGTTGATCACATCTCTCATCAAAGAAGATCGAACCGACCACGAAATCTCGGACATAATTGCTAAGGCACATGCTCAAGCGGCGCAAAATGCTGCGGCTAAACAACCGGTTCACAAACCAACGATGACCGTTGTCGCTGCGCCGATACCATCCAAGCCGGCCTGGACTGTGCCACCGTCGATTGTAGCTCAAGCTGCTAGCCAG CCACGTCAGCCCGCTTCGACAACTTCATCCTTTAAAGTCGGTGTATGGGCCCCACCCACTACACAAGCAGTCAGCAGCAATAGTTCGCCCACCCCCGCTCAAAACAAATGGACACAAGCTTCTACAA CTGTTACGAATACTCAAAGCGCACCCACGGTGGAGAAAGTCAAGAAGGCTCTATTTGCTGCTCTGCCACCCCCTGTGACATCAGTAAATTCGATACCATCCGTTTCCTTTCAATCAAAAACATTAG ATAAACAAGGGAGCAAGCCTGTTCAACCCGTGGCGCCCATGATGTCCACAAAAGTGACCACAGTGGCTCCCACCAGGGTTCCTCATTCGTCGTTTGGTCCAGTCGGTTCCGCTCTGTCGACTCCACATCACTTGTTGCCTGCTCGTTCACTCAACCAGGGCCACGTCACACACGACAAAAGCGTTTTTTCTCCATCTCACGGTAGTGCCGCGCCCTCTGCTTGTCATAATTCAATGACGTCAGCTGAGAGCTTGATGCCTTCTTCACGAGCTTTGATGACGTCAGTTCCCCAATCCAACGTGATACCATCTGGCCACATGCCAATCAGTTCTTCCCAGATTACTCCCATAAGTCCTACTCAGTCCTCAGCACCGGATCAAAACCTAATGATTCCTACCCAAATCCCTGCCCTCACTCCGAACAATGCTCCTGTGGAATCTATGAAAGCTGTAAAGTTTGTTGGTGCAAAGTCTGTGCAAAAAAATACTGAAACTAATAACTCAA GCGGAGTAAAGAACGGTTTTGGTCTAGTTCAGGCCGAAGGTAATCCAATGTCTTCAACTTACTCACCATTCAGTGGTTCCTTCACGCCATCAGCTGGTTCAGCCACCATGTGGAATAGTGAACCTACTGCAG TTGGTCCTTATCAAAAGAGCACTCAGTCAGCTATGGTTGGGGCAACCTCAGTGGAACCGGAGCAATCGAAAACTCCTATTGATCAGTCGAAGGCTCCCGGCTACAGAGGCAACATGAATTCACCGGCCATAGAAAATGGAATCATTGGAG TATCAAGTTCGAGCACAAACAATCTGGACACTGCATCTCCAGCCGGTTCCCAGCAGGGTTCGCCCGGCACGGATGGAGAGATTGCTAACAGGCCCAGACCAATAGGAACT GAGCGTGCCTACCACAGAAGAGCAGCCAACCCACCCCTTCCGTTGACTACAGTAGTTGGCAATCAAGCAACCAACATATGGTCTTATGACAAGTTAACTCCGGCCCGTATAGGAATGCAGCCACTGGAACAAGCCAAGT ACACAAACTGGTCTAACGTCGGCTCCAATGATGGTATCATGACAACAGCTACATCGAACAAACCGCAG GTTACTGCCTCAGAGATACCTTCATCGCATAAAACCCCAACGATCGAACCCCTTTCTAACCCTCATATGCCCACACCAAACCACTCCTTTTCCCATCACTTGCCACCCGTTGGTTTCAACGCTCAAACCCGCATGCACCCGAGTAACAACCACTTCTCGCAAACCAGCAGTGGAGGTGTGGGTAGCCAGCCCCCCATTGGCAGTCACCTTGGGAGTAACAGCAGTGTCGGTATTGTTGGTCcgcaacagcagcagcagtcGGCATTGCAGCCGATTGGTTCTCATTTGGGTGGTGCAGGACATTTCCGAAGCAATAACACATTTCAGCATGGCCAGCAG ATGCAGCGGAACTATCCTTCCAATCCGGTACCGCAGCAGTCACAGCGATACCAGGTGCCTTACTACATGCAAGCTGACATATCCCGCTACGTGCAGAATATGGGGTCGGACGTGAATTGGCAGCAGCACTCCATGTACAACCATCAATCTCGGCATACTGCTGTCGGTCCTTATCAACATAAG GAAATGCAGAATTCCAACGGCATGTACGGTTCGATTCCTTCACAATATTCTGGCAACATCCACGGCAACGATGGCAGCTCAGGAATCGCAACTGGGTACTCCAACACGCAAATGCAAGAAGTTAACCCATCCTACCAAATGCACGCCGACGGGCAAACAGGCTACATGCGGGATGGAGCACCTTTTCTTGACGGTCGAAGTGATTACATGGTCCGAGGTGTTGCGCCCAACAACTTCAGCAATCCAACCCCGGCTGGGAACGCTTGGGATCAAAGCACGTGCAGACCGCACTCAGGCACGGGATATCATGCTATGAACGGTGGTACGAGCA GAACAGATGTACCTTCAGCGATCGGAACACAACAGAGCATGGAGGCAGATGCTCAGCAG GGCTGGGAATGGTTATCGCATTGA